The following proteins are encoded in a genomic region of Triticum dicoccoides isolate Atlit2015 ecotype Zavitan chromosome 1B, WEW_v2.0, whole genome shotgun sequence:
- the LOC119349873 gene encoding serine/threonine-protein kinase WNK4-like isoform X2: MDALFFFLSFFLLSLSSSSSARPPLFLPPLLCSAPLLSYKSCPRRPPSFPISPNPLHSLFHSPLPSPPLPIWPTHLISYVEKRYSVGKKVTRPDQSRPAASLGPALPLPSSPLLSSRHRPPDHPSGPEIHPSHIPTFLPSFHPSFIPTSKAKQRRAERDPAQQTSRSKMFADAGFSFSAYSPSPQPQGYSYSPPLFSHPYPDHSSFSSAPNTAAPAQPPQLPLPLPLPLLHQQHQQHQAAAAPDDDDASAAMYHHLGDMGQPSLISEYDLGAEGDLFKAPEPIIEEPLLALDPVAAAISMMSGGDNAMDDSIKVSDMGLSEVLYECEKELMEKSAIEETISELLDVKIPMLQVEDVPGELRASSSSTIAAGTGECSLQKSVSSGCLNSGDWMNGSAVRPNFLDFQGLDFEAAFGLRRAYSEGDIQLGANTPRPGIAANVQASGERLVTISDLKSEERKQKLNRYRKKKIQRNFGRKIKYACRKALADSQPRVRGRFAKMDDGDMLKPRK; the protein is encoded by the exons ATGGAcgctttgtttttctttctttctttctttcttttgtccctttcttcttcctcctccgcccgCCCGCCgctctttcttcctcctctcctctgctctgcTCCTTTGTTGTCCTATAAATCCTGCCCCCGGAGGCCTCCATCCTTTCCAATCTCTCCCAACCCACTCCATTCCTTGTTTCAttcacccctcccctcccctcccctacccATCTGGCCTACTCATCTCATCTCATACGTAGAGAAGAGATATAGTGTGGGGAAGAAAGTGACCAGACCAGACCAGAGCAGACCAGCAGCTAGCCTAGGTCCAGCccttcccctcccctcctctcctctcctctcctcgcgCCACCGCCCGCCGGACCACCCATCCGGACCGGAGATCCACCCATCACATATACCTACCTTCCTTCCAtccttccatccttccttcattcCTACAAGCAAAGCAAAGCAGCGCAGAGCAGAGAGAGATCCAGCACAGCAGACAAGTAGAAGCAAGATGTTCGCCGACGCCGGCTTCAGCTTCTCCGCCTACTCTCCTTCCCCGCAGCCGCAGGGCTACTCATACTCGCCCCCGCTCTTCTCCCACCCCTACCCCGACCACTCCTCCTTCTCCTCTGCCCCCAACACCGCTGCTCCGGCGCAACCGCCgcaactccctctccctctccctctccctctcttgcaCCAGCAACACCAACAACATCAAGCCGCCGCTGCacccgacgacgacgacgcctcCGCCGCCATGTACCACCACCTG ggAGACATGGGGCAGCCATCCCTGATATCAGAGTATGACCTTGGAGCAGAGGGCGACCTGTTCAAGGCCCCGGAGCCCATAATCGAGGAGCCGCTGCTGGCCCTcgatcccgtcgccgccgccatctccaTGATGTCCGGCGGCGACAACGCCATGGACGACAGCATCAAGGTCTCGGACATGGGCCTGAGCGAGGTGCTGTACGAGTGCGAGAAGGAGCTCATGGAGAAGTCGGCCATCGAGGAGACCATATCCGAGCTGCTGGACGTCAAGATCCCCATGCTGCAGGTCGAGGACGTGCCCGGGGAGCTCAGGGCCTCCTCGTCATCGACAATTGCCGCCGGCACCGGCGAGTGCTCGCTCCAGAAGAGCGTCAGCTCCGGGTGCCTCAACTCGGGCGACTGGATGAACGGGTCGGCGGTGAGGCCCAACTTCCTCGACTTCCAAGGGCTCGACTTCGAGGCCGCCTTCGGGCTCCGGCGAGCCTACAGCGAGGGTGACATTCAG CTTGGTGCCAATACCCCTCGGCCTGGGATCGCGGCAAATGTGCAGGCATCTGGTGAGAGGCTTGTGACCATCAGCGACCTCAAAAGCGAGGAGAGGAAGCAGAAGCTCAACAGGTACAGGAAGAAGAAGATCCAGAGGAACTTTGGCAGAAAGATCAAG TATGCTTGCAGGAAGGCTCTGGCGGACAGCCAGCCGAGGGTGCGAGGGAGGTTCGCCAAGATGGACGACGGCGACATGCTCAAGCCGAGGAAGTAG
- the LOC119349873 gene encoding serine/threonine-protein kinase WNK4-like isoform X1 produces the protein MDALFFFLSFFLLSLSSSSSARPPLFLPPLLCSAPLLSYKSCPRRPPSFPISPNPLHSLFHSPLPSPPLPIWPTHLISYVEKRYSVGKKVTRPDQSRPAASLGPALPLPSSPLLSSRHRPPDHPSGPEIHPSHIPTFLPSFHPSFIPTSKAKQRRAERDPAQQTSRSKMFADAGFSFSAYSPSPQPQGYSYSPPLFSHPYPDHSSFSSAPNTAAPAQPPQLPLPLPLPLLHQQHQQHQAAAAPDDDDASAAMYHHLGDMGQPSLISEYDLGAEGDLFKAPEPIIEEPLLALDPVAAAISMMSGGDNAMDDSIKVSDMGLSEVLYECEKELMEKSAIEETISELLDVKIPMLQVEDVPGELRASSSSTIAAGTGECSLQKSVSSGCLNSGDWMNGSAVRPNFLDFQGLDFEAAFGLRRAYSEGDIQKLGANTPRPGIAANVQASGERLVTISDLKSEERKQKLNRYRKKKIQRNFGRKIKYACRKALADSQPRVRGRFAKMDDGDMLKPRK, from the exons ATGGAcgctttgtttttctttctttctttctttcttttgtccctttcttcttcctcctccgcccgCCCGCCgctctttcttcctcctctcctctgctctgcTCCTTTGTTGTCCTATAAATCCTGCCCCCGGAGGCCTCCATCCTTTCCAATCTCTCCCAACCCACTCCATTCCTTGTTTCAttcacccctcccctcccctcccctacccATCTGGCCTACTCATCTCATCTCATACGTAGAGAAGAGATATAGTGTGGGGAAGAAAGTGACCAGACCAGACCAGAGCAGACCAGCAGCTAGCCTAGGTCCAGCccttcccctcccctcctctcctctcctctcctcgcgCCACCGCCCGCCGGACCACCCATCCGGACCGGAGATCCACCCATCACATATACCTACCTTCCTTCCAtccttccatccttccttcattcCTACAAGCAAAGCAAAGCAGCGCAGAGCAGAGAGAGATCCAGCACAGCAGACAAGTAGAAGCAAGATGTTCGCCGACGCCGGCTTCAGCTTCTCCGCCTACTCTCCTTCCCCGCAGCCGCAGGGCTACTCATACTCGCCCCCGCTCTTCTCCCACCCCTACCCCGACCACTCCTCCTTCTCCTCTGCCCCCAACACCGCTGCTCCGGCGCAACCGCCgcaactccctctccctctccctctccctctcttgcaCCAGCAACACCAACAACATCAAGCCGCCGCTGCacccgacgacgacgacgcctcCGCCGCCATGTACCACCACCTG ggAGACATGGGGCAGCCATCCCTGATATCAGAGTATGACCTTGGAGCAGAGGGCGACCTGTTCAAGGCCCCGGAGCCCATAATCGAGGAGCCGCTGCTGGCCCTcgatcccgtcgccgccgccatctccaTGATGTCCGGCGGCGACAACGCCATGGACGACAGCATCAAGGTCTCGGACATGGGCCTGAGCGAGGTGCTGTACGAGTGCGAGAAGGAGCTCATGGAGAAGTCGGCCATCGAGGAGACCATATCCGAGCTGCTGGACGTCAAGATCCCCATGCTGCAGGTCGAGGACGTGCCCGGGGAGCTCAGGGCCTCCTCGTCATCGACAATTGCCGCCGGCACCGGCGAGTGCTCGCTCCAGAAGAGCGTCAGCTCCGGGTGCCTCAACTCGGGCGACTGGATGAACGGGTCGGCGGTGAGGCCCAACTTCCTCGACTTCCAAGGGCTCGACTTCGAGGCCGCCTTCGGGCTCCGGCGAGCCTACAGCGAGGGTGACATTCAG AAGCTTGGTGCCAATACCCCTCGGCCTGGGATCGCGGCAAATGTGCAGGCATCTGGTGAGAGGCTTGTGACCATCAGCGACCTCAAAAGCGAGGAGAGGAAGCAGAAGCTCAACAGGTACAGGAAGAAGAAGATCCAGAGGAACTTTGGCAGAAAGATCAAG TATGCTTGCAGGAAGGCTCTGGCGGACAGCCAGCCGAGGGTGCGAGGGAGGTTCGCCAAGATGGACGACGGCGACATGCTCAAGCCGAGGAAGTAG